From Methanobacterium congolense, one genomic window encodes:
- a CDS encoding bifunctional ADP-dependent NAD(P)H-hydrate dehydratase/NAD(P)H-hydrate epimerase — protein sequence MTPKDMMVTDANAEAMGIPKLSLMENAGRCIADVISKISDPCKTVIFAGNGGNGGDGFVAARYLLNRGFEVDVILLNHLSRIKSPEARANLEVLRRINRGLSPLRIQMIEDSSNLKKFDSGVVVDAILGTGVRGKLREPVSTAVDIINDSSAIKIAVDVPTGLDPLTGEVHHKSVAPDITVTFHRAKKGLKNAGIEQVGNVRVCDIGIPPEAEIFTGPGDLLRIPKRVETSHKGQNGRVLIIGGSADYSGAPALAAFASMRSGADIAVVASPASVSGAVRSYSPDVIVKTLSNTVSNDFVTLEDVNEILKLSKNADSLVVGCGIGMADETGDALNELMRKVQNPVVIDADALKLIDIDTITESAQNGLDVVVTPHGAEFKSLFGLNVPEGLEERMNMVSEVSKNSGAVTVLKGTVDIISNGDKVRLNATGNPGMTVGGTGDVLAGLIGGLMAQGHDAFESAYLGAYINGMAGDMAQERYGFNFTASQVANFIPGVLNQK from the coding sequence ATGACTCCAAAGGACATGATGGTTACTGATGCCAATGCAGAGGCTATGGGAATACCTAAACTTTCACTCATGGAAAATGCAGGTAGATGTATTGCAGATGTGATATCCAAAATCTCAGATCCATGTAAAACCGTTATATTTGCAGGTAACGGCGGAAACGGTGGTGACGGATTTGTGGCTGCACGCTACCTTTTAAACAGAGGATTTGAAGTTGACGTGATACTTTTAAACCACCTTTCAAGGATAAAATCTCCGGAAGCACGTGCAAACCTGGAGGTTCTCCGGAGGATTAACAGAGGTTTGAGTCCACTGAGGATCCAGATGATTGAAGACTCTTCAAACCTTAAAAAGTTTGATTCTGGGGTTGTGGTGGATGCCATACTTGGAACCGGTGTCAGGGGAAAGCTCAGGGAACCGGTTTCCACAGCGGTGGATATTATAAACGATTCAAGTGCCATTAAAATTGCTGTTGATGTTCCAACAGGACTTGACCCGCTGACTGGTGAGGTTCACCACAAATCAGTTGCTCCAGACATCACAGTAACCTTCCACAGGGCGAAAAAAGGCCTTAAAAATGCCGGCATTGAACAGGTGGGTAACGTACGTGTATGTGATATTGGAATACCTCCTGAGGCTGAAATATTCACAGGCCCTGGGGATCTTCTAAGGATTCCGAAAAGGGTTGAAACATCTCATAAGGGACAAAACGGACGTGTACTTATTATTGGGGGCAGTGCAGATTATTCAGGTGCTCCTGCGCTTGCAGCATTTGCTTCAATGAGATCCGGTGCAGACATAGCAGTTGTGGCCTCTCCAGCATCTGTATCTGGTGCAGTAAGATCCTATTCTCCTGATGTAATCGTTAAAACTCTTTCAAACACAGTATCAAATGATTTTGTAACTCTTGAAGATGTTAATGAAATCCTGAAACTTTCAAAGAATGCAGATTCCTTAGTAGTTGGTTGTGGAATAGGAATGGCAGATGAAACAGGAGATGCATTGAACGAACTTATGCGAAAGGTTCAGAACCCCGTGGTTATTGATGCAGATGCACTTAAACTTATTGACATCGATACTATTACAGAATCGGCACAAAATGGGCTTGATGTTGTTGTAACGCCCCATGGGGCAGAATTCAAATCATTATTTGGATTGAATGTGCCTGAAGGTCTTGAAGAAAGGATGAATATGGTTTCAGAGGTTTCGAAAAATTCAGGGGCTGTCACCGTTCTCAAGGGTACCGTTGATATCATCTCAAATGGTGATAAAGTAAGGTTGAATGCAACAGGCAATCCTGGAATGACTGTTGGAGGTACAGGGGATGTTCTCGCAGGACTCATTGGTGGATTGATGGCACAGGGCCATGACGCCTTTGAATCAGCATACCTTGGTGCCTACATAAATGGAATGGCTGGAGACATGGCACAGGAGAGGTACGGCTTCAACTTCACTGCAAGCCAGGTTGCAAATTTCATACCTGGGGTTTTGAATCAGAAGTAA